In Dermacentor silvarum isolate Dsil-2018 chromosome 2, BIME_Dsil_1.4, whole genome shotgun sequence, the following proteins share a genomic window:
- the LOC119442582 gene encoding elongation factor Tu, producing MLSYRNMALPMCLPPSLRLCVLRDTCLVSLRSRRRPTLCFSTVFGRHYAAKVLKPPAAVVQPSSDKRPYINVGTIGHIDHGKTTLTSAITRALSAEGLASFIKYDEIDRAPEEKLRGITINATHIQYSTNAHHYAHTDCPGHADFIKNMICGTSQMDGAVLVVAADDGCMPQTREHLFVCKQLGVKKVVGFVNKADVVDRDVLELVELELRDMLEEYKFENANLSPVVWGSALRAMEGDESEYGLPSVRKLLSEMDRYFIPPTRDVTGPLLVPLENAINVRGRGTVVVGTVLRGTMRKGQQVDVVGFDETLHTVVTEIQRFNKPIDVCQAGDHVGCLLRGVKTQDIQRGMTLVASGTAALGNRFAAQLYLLAKEEGGRSKPISKKYIMPMYCGTWTMPCRVDVAGDSMLMPGDFAEVELTLPKKMLMVAGQNFSIREEKRTVATGIISKSLPNVIATTAQVGKINLSDIELQKAS from the coding sequence ATGCTTTCCTACAGAAACATGGCGCTGCCCATGTGCTTGCCGCCGAGTTTACGGTTGTGTGTGCTTCGAGATACTTGTTTGGTGTCACTGAGGTCACGACGCCGTCCCACATTGTGCTTCAGTACTGTGTTTGGTCGACACTACGCGGCCAAAGTGCTAAAGCCACCTGCAGCGGTTGTGCAACCAAGCAGCGACAAAAGACCTTATATCAACGTGGGCACTATAGGTCATATCGACCATGGTAAAACAACGCTTACTTCGGCGATCACTCGTGCCCTTTCTGCTGAAGGACTCGCCTCCTTCATTAAGTACGACGAAATTGATCGTGCTCCCGAGGAGAAGTTGCGAGGTATCACAATAAACGCGACGCACATACAGTACAGCACTAACGCCCACCATTACGCTCACACAGACTGCCCAGGACACGCTGATTTCATCAAAAACATGATCTGCGGCACGAGCCAAATGGATGGCGCCGTCCTTGTAGTTGCCGCCGATGATGGCTGCATGCCGCAGACACGAGAGCATCTCTTCGTCTGCAAGCAGCTAGGCGTGAAAAAGGTCGTAGGATTTGTCAATAAAGCGGATGTCGTGGACAGGGACGTACTCGAACTCGTGGAACTCGAGCTCCGCGATATGCTTGAAGAGTACAAATTCGAAAACGCAAATTTGTCGCCCGTGGTGTGGGGATCGGCCCTGAGGGCCATGGAAGGCGACGAATCTGAGTACGGGCTTCCATCCGTGCGCAAGCTCCTTTCCGAAATGGATCGTTACTTCATACCGCCCACGCGTGACGTTACGGGCCCTCTGCTGGTGCCGCTCGAGAATGCGATAAACGTGCGGGGAAGAGGCACTGTCGTTGTGGGGACAGTGTTAAGAGGAACCATGCGGAAGGGCCAGCAAGTAGACGTTGTTGGCTTCGACGAGACGCTGCACACAGTGGTCACAGAAATACAGCGTTTCAACAAGCCCATTGACGTCTGTCAAGCAGGCGACCACGTAGGTTGCCTTCTCCGCGGGGTCAAGACGCAAGACATTCAACGTGGAATGACTCTGGTTGCTTCAGGAACAGCAGCCTTGGGAAACCGCTTTGCAGCACAGCTCTACCTGCTGGCCAAGGAAGAAGGTGGCAGGTCGAAGCCCATTTCAAAGAAGTATATCATGCCCATGTACTGTGGAACCTGGACAATGCCTTGTCGTGTGGATGTGGCTGGAGATAGTATGCTCATGCCGGGAGACTTTGCCGAAGTGGAGCTGACACTGCCAAAAAAGATGCTTATGGTTGCAGGGCAGAACTTTTCAATCCGTGAGGAGAAGCGAACTGTTGCAACTGGAATCATAAGCAAGAGCCTTCCAAATGTTATAGCCACTACAGCTCAGGTTGGAAAGATAAACCTGAGTGACATAGAATTGCAGAAGGCTTCGTGA
- the LOC125943295 gene encoding uncharacterized protein LOC125943295: MSGSGSSSDQINDVGLLSIHDYIKTLEELILRHKIDHEARTSASTGTAERQHMLLEEHVANISNFTTELSLLQSLQLADEQVNLLLKTDSELMALCAENQRRCKEVIKKQQELDKANATIRKLKSAYHSCIDEKFSSKKMLDQGGKHSVEEERKLQEEQHKLKVINNILVQVVTSSGFNWAENEHLTKLLDEISQFV, encoded by the exons ATGAGTGG CTCCGGATCATCGAGCGATCAGATCAATGATGTGGGGCTTTTGTCTATTCACGACTACATAAAGACCTTGGAAGAGTTGATACTACGCCACAAGATCGATCATGAAG CGAGAACATCGGCCTCGACAGGCACAGCCGAAAGGCAA CACATGCTGCTTGAAGAGCATGTTGCCAACATCAGCAACTTCACCACAGAATTGTCACTGCTGCAAAG CTTACAACTAGCTGATGAACAGGTGAATCTGTTGCTAAAGACAGACAG CGAACTCATGGCCCTCTGTGCTGAAAACCAACGAAGATGCAAAGAGGTCATAAAGAAACAGCAG GAGCTCGACAAGGCCAATGCAACAATAAGGAAGTTGAAGAGTGCTTACCACA GTTGTATTGATGAAAAGTTTTCATCAAAGAAAATGCTGGATCAAGGAGGCAAGCATTCAGTGGAAGA gGAAAGAAAACTACAAGAAGAGCAACATAAGCTGAAAGTTATCAACAACATCTTGGTGCAGGTGGTAACTTCGTCTGGATTTAACTGGGCAGAAAACGAACACCTCACTAAGCTACTTGACGAAATTTCACAGTTCGTGTAG